A stretch of Alkalicella caledoniensis DNA encodes these proteins:
- a CDS encoding CAP domain-containing protein, whose protein sequence is MCFLFVIMSTSGYALSFQNTDQVIRLGTSKNVVFRIQSEDIIRGEVSSQRLREILNTSKHQLEKYKTYNVKAGDTLFTLAREFGLTIGSIMEANNIRGHIIFAGQRVLIPVEEEQKPQPQPQPQPQPQPQPQPQPQPQPQPQPQPQPQPQPQPQPQPSTRQQQMEQEMLSLINQERARNGISPLAMDQDIVRVARLKSQDMIQNNYFAHNSPVYGSPFDMMRSFGITYRTAGENLAGASSVSRAHTNLMNSPGHRANILNPSFTHIGIGIVEGGPYGIMFTQMFVGR, encoded by the coding sequence ATGTGTTTCTTATTCGTAATTATGTCTACAAGTGGGTATGCACTATCTTTTCAAAATACCGACCAAGTTATTAGGTTAGGTACAAGCAAAAATGTTGTTTTTAGGATCCAATCTGAAGACATTATACGTGGTGAAGTATCAAGCCAAAGGTTGAGGGAAATTCTTAATACAAGTAAGCACCAACTAGAAAAGTATAAGACTTATAATGTAAAAGCTGGGGATACCCTTTTTACACTAGCAAGGGAATTTGGTTTAACAATAGGTTCTATTATGGAAGCTAATAATATAAGGGGACACATAATTTTTGCAGGTCAAAGAGTACTTATTCCTGTAGAGGAAGAACAAAAACCACAACCACAACCACAACCACAGCCACAGCCACAGCCACAACCACAGCCACAGCCACAGCCACAACCACAACCACAACCACAGCCACAACCACAACCACAGCCACAACCACAGCCACAACCGTCAACTAGGCAACAACAGATGGAGCAAGAAATGCTAAGTCTAATTAACCAAGAAAGAGCAAGAAATGGAATATCACCACTTGCTATGGATCAAGATATAGTACGAGTAGCAAGATTGAAGAGTCAAGATATGATTCAAAACAACTATTTTGCACATAATTCACCTGTTTATGGTAGTCCTTTTGATATGATGAGGAGCTTTGGTATTACCTACAGAACTGCAGGAGAAAACTTAGCTGGAGCTTCTAGTGTAAGTAGAGCCCATACTAATCTAATGAACTCCCCAGGTCACAGGGCGAACATCTTAAACCCATCCTTTACTCACATAGGAATTGGGATTGTAGAAGGTGGACCATACGGAATAATGTTCACACAAATGTTTGTGGGCAGATAA
- a CDS encoding L,D-transpeptidase, whose translation MAKIIVSLTDRKLYVYLSNSLYGVYPVAIGKASTPTPLGEFKVIEKSINPGGALGTRWIGFTRERHGIHGNNNPSSIGSAASLGCVRMYNHDVEAIYPHIPMGSPIIVKEYFTDNNGASYHSPTNSPNNPNHSKSYNSGNEKVYTVMSGDSLWKISQRFSVSLNQLKSINNLTSDLIYPGQTLNIPN comes from the coding sequence ATGGCAAAAATTATAGTTAGCCTAACTGATAGGAAGCTTTATGTATATCTAAGTAATTCCTTATATGGAGTTTACCCTGTAGCTATCGGTAAGGCAAGTACACCAACTCCCCTTGGAGAATTCAAAGTTATTGAAAAATCAATAAACCCTGGTGGCGCCTTAGGTACGAGGTGGATTGGTTTTACTAGAGAGCGACACGGTATTCATGGTAATAATAATCCTTCATCTATTGGAAGTGCAGCATCCTTAGGTTGTGTAAGGATGTACAACCACGATGTCGAAGCAATATATCCCCATATACCAATGGGTTCACCCATAATAGTAAAAGAATATTTTACAGACAATAATGGTGCTTCATATCATTCACCTACTAATAGCCCTAACAACCCCAACCATAGCAAATCCTACAATAGTGGAAATGAAAAAGTATATACTGTTATGTCTGGAGATAGCCTCTGGAAAATTAGTCAGCGATTTAGTGTCTCTTTAAACCAACTTAAATCCATAAACAACCTAACAAGTGATTTAATATATCCTGGGCAAACGTTAAATATACCTAATTAA
- the safA gene encoding SafA/ExsA family spore coat assembly protein, translating to MTHKGGFLPKVEVLKDLLKIDFVVGEDTKQFKVIREFTLPRPVRRFLTPDVTIPQDKIKTQVIEDKVIIEGEIVKQVYYVGEDGVVYEETLPPEKFTEFVHIHGASPGDHAQVKIRPEDVRFEVIEQGKKFRSEEEEKDDVEGTHHHKPKPPKPPVRTVVKQTAILEIFVKVTETVQVEVVTDIIGPKIHVFKELVKVQNVIGEGTVQTSVISDIEFEDPVKKIATVDSAFTNINPRVIDDKVVIEGVLHKQIYYVEEGTGIVKEQSVDDSFTQFIDIPGARPGMNVQVYPRVEFIDHVIDNNNRRMAKQTAVIELFVKVTESVQIEVVVGAKGIDVFTELFKVENVVGEDSDQLSVTADIHFPSPARKIANIVSNVNITEAKAIEDKVIIKGELDKQVFYVDENTNVLKELLVEGEAFTHFIHIPGARPGMNVDVTPRVEYVNIDLAEDGFTGRQTAVLELFAKVTQTEQVELVTDVNVPDDDFCPPEATFVIYVVQPGDSLFKIAKKYGVSLNDLIAANPQIKDPNLIFPGQKIIVPCLPKPKG from the coding sequence ATGACCCATAAAGGTGGTTTTCTACCAAAGGTAGAAGTATTAAAGGATTTGTTAAAGATAGACTTTGTTGTAGGTGAGGATACAAAGCAGTTTAAGGTTATTCGTGAATTTACCTTGCCAAGGCCAGTCAGAAGATTTTTAACTCCAGATGTAACAATACCTCAAGACAAAATTAAAACCCAGGTAATTGAAGACAAAGTTATAATAGAAGGTGAAATTGTTAAACAAGTTTACTACGTAGGTGAAGATGGTGTTGTATATGAAGAAACACTTCCACCAGAAAAATTTACTGAATTTGTTCATATCCATGGTGCGTCTCCTGGTGATCACGCCCAAGTAAAGATACGACCAGAAGACGTTAGGTTTGAAGTGATTGAACAAGGAAAGAAATTTAGAAGTGAGGAAGAAGAAAAAGATGATGTAGAAGGTACTCACCACCACAAACCAAAGCCACCAAAGCCACCAGTTAGGACAGTGGTTAAACAAACAGCCATACTTGAAATATTTGTAAAGGTTACTGAGACTGTTCAAGTTGAAGTAGTTACTGACATTATTGGTCCTAAAATTCACGTATTTAAAGAGTTAGTTAAGGTGCAAAATGTAATTGGTGAAGGCACAGTTCAGACATCGGTAATATCCGATATTGAGTTTGAAGATCCAGTTAAAAAAATTGCCACAGTTGATAGTGCATTTACAAACATAAATCCGAGGGTTATAGATGATAAGGTAGTTATTGAAGGAGTACTACACAAGCAAATATACTATGTAGAAGAAGGAACTGGCATAGTAAAAGAACAATCTGTCGACGATAGTTTCACACAATTTATCGACATACCAGGCGCTCGTCCTGGTATGAATGTTCAAGTTTACCCCAGAGTTGAGTTTATCGACCATGTAATAGATAATAACAATAGGAGAATGGCAAAGCAAACTGCGGTAATTGAGCTGTTTGTAAAAGTTACTGAATCAGTTCAAATAGAAGTTGTAGTTGGAGCCAAGGGAATCGACGTTTTCACTGAGTTATTCAAGGTAGAAAATGTTGTGGGAGAAGATTCAGATCAGTTAAGTGTAACTGCTGACATTCATTTCCCATCACCAGCTAGAAAAATAGCAAATATTGTTTCTAATGTTAATATAACAGAGGCTAAAGCCATTGAAGATAAGGTTATTATTAAAGGCGAGTTAGACAAACAGGTTTTTTATGTAGATGAAAACACCAATGTTTTAAAAGAATTATTAGTAGAAGGTGAAGCATTTACCCACTTTATTCACATTCCTGGAGCCCGCCCAGGTATGAATGTAGACGTTACCCCAAGAGTAGAGTATGTCAATATAGACTTGGCAGAGGATGGATTTACTGGAAGACAAACAGCTGTGCTTGAGTTATTTGCTAAGGTTACCCAAACTGAGCAAGTAGAACTGGTTACAGATGTAAATGTACCAGATGATGATTTCTGTCCACCAGAAGCCACATTTGTTATCTATGTGGTTCAACCAGGTGATAGTTTGTTCAAGATAGCTAAAAAATATGGTGTAAGCTTAAATGACCTTATAGCAGCTAATCCTCAAATTAAAGATCCAAATTTGATTTTCCCAGGGCAAAAAATAATAGTTCCTTGCTTACCAAAACCAAAAGGATAA